The sequence below is a genomic window from Silene latifolia isolate original U9 population chromosome 7, ASM4854445v1, whole genome shotgun sequence.
AAGGTTGAAGGTACCTGAATAGAACGGCCTTGAAGTCTGGTAGACTGGTTGGCTATATACTGAATAACATTGAAGAAGGCAGATTGTCCTAAATCACTACAGTTTTGGTAATAGTAAATAGCCAAATCCCAAGCTCTGAATCTCAACTCCTGTAGATGTTTATCAATGTCGGTCTCGTGCCTCGACACCAATGGTCTCAATATGCTCTCATACACATACGAAGTTCCCTGCACCAACCCAATGTCAACCGTTTTCATTATCAAGACGTTTTAACAAGAAAGTCAGAAAAGTGATTCAAGGATATTGTTCATGGTTCTgcctaggtttttttttttttttttttttttttaatttttattttttgaacCAGTCAATGATTATGGAAGATTTTGCTATGAATGAAATAAAGAAAGCAACAAAGTAGTTGATAAAGCATGCATATTTACCTTGGTCTTTGGATACCAGAGGTAGATGATAAAAGCCAGCTTGATTTCACCATACAGCGGGAGCCTTTTGCAAGAATAGTTAAGCGATTCTTAAGCCGCTCGAAAGTGGATAAGTAAGTTGGGAGTGGTTAATCTATCTATAAATAAGAAAGTTATGCTTACCATGAGATGAATATATCCCCAAATCTCTCGCAAACTGAAAGTACAGCTACAATTATCCTATAAAAAAATATCAAATGAATGTGAGTTGCTTGATGCTTCAAGGAACAACATGATGGCTAGAAACAAACAGAATGACAATTATTGATAATGACTAGTCCACATTTGttctccaatttcaaatcatttatgCTTAAATGTGGCCAGTAAATTCATATTTGATGATCACCCACTTTTCCGGAATGATTCAATTACATATACTCTACAGCATCTCTCAGTAAAGATTGCTTCTTTCACAATTTCTACCAAAGAAAACACTCAAACTAGGTTACTTTGATGCCATTTCGTGTGTCCGACACTCTTGACACAACAACTTTACATTTCATTTTAAACCAAAAACAACtactttttttgttgttgtttgttacaTTCCAACATTTCCTATGTAAGCAAGTTTTTGATCAGGGCAATCAATCGCTTAATGCCAACCGTCTTACAAAAAACATAGcagaaaatcgaaaaaaaaaacattaattattaattattaattacggAGTATTAATTACATTGCATATTTGCATTGCATAATAAGTAATTGGTAATTAGTCTCACTATAAACGGATATATTGTCTAtagtgaaagacgggtcaaatatgcttgAAATGATGATATTTTTGGGCCCCACCACGCAACTTATTGCTTGTTTTATACTTTAGATGGTTAGATATTTAGACCGTCTATAACTATAAACGGATACCTTCTCGTcaataatgagaatttgtgaataatTGGACCCCCATAATAGTTGCACGTTGAATTGGCGACAAAAAGAACAAATAAACAGATTATTGGACTACTTAAATACCAAATATAAGTGAATGATTATCCACTAAtcaaaattataataataataataataataataataataataatgacaaaattattaattattaattatggaGAATTAATTATTattgataattaattaaaaagaAAACGTACCAATATTGGCACCAAAAGCGGAGTTGATGGATGTCAGCGTTGTTTCTCTCTACCGTCTTGAAGCATTCAAATGCTGGGTATGCATATCCTAATATCATACTGCATCCATCCCAGCCTTGTTAAtattttatttcaaaaatggaaAACGTAAATAAACAGAGTAAGACACCGAAATAagaaaaacataaaataaaacgATAATGGAAACAAGTTTGATCACGTTACTTACAAAAGTCCCCTGCCGATGAAGTCTCCCAACATATTTGACGAGCGATCAaatttaataaaatgaaattaagaaataaaATAGGGAAAGCAGAGGAAATTGAAATAAACCCTTGAATTGAAGAGTTTGATAATGAATGAAGAAGTGAATAATTGAATATATAAAAGAATTGGATGATTTCTGATTGGTTGATTGATCAAAGGTTCTAAGAAAGTATGAACAGGTCAATACCTGTATTAATATTTTAAAAATGGGTCAACACGATGAATGCAAATATTCAATTGAATCATCAAAAAATTGGGTCAATTCAAGAAATGGTAAAAAccctgaaattaaacaaaaaacacAAAAGAGTGAGAGTTAAGAAACAAGGAAAGTGAAACTTAGAAGACACGTAATgttatttataatttaaaatGGGTAATTTGATTGTAAATATACCCAAAATGGATTGTACATCATATTCATATATACGAAATTGTGATGGTTGGAATGCTAAGAAAGAAATCCAAAAACAGAATATATTTGAAGGGATTGATTAACAACAAGTGTAAAtggagagaggagaggagagaaTACGCAGGAAAATAAAAGGGTGTTGTGTTGGATATCTGGGGATTCTTTTGCGTTTTACAAAGTGTTGTTCACTGTGTTGGATTCCGTATGATATAAACTGAAATACTTATCGGCAGTTATTCTTTCGCTATCCTCTCTTCCTATTATGCTATTGGTTGGTTGCTTGCTTCCAATTATTTCTTTCGTTTTCTGTTATTATGGCCAACTGGTGTCTAACTGCCTAACGTCTACGGTAAATATGGTCCTACTTGTAAGAGTAGGGAGTAAGATACTCTCAATTTTTGTTTTTGGTAAAGAAATTGTTGGCAGTGATGGCTTTTTAGAGCCAAAGTCTTCAATACCCATTTTGCTCACCTTTCTCTTGTTTATAATGCTACAAGTTATTGTAGTGTTCAATAGTGTGGACCAATGGGCTTTTGTTGTGAGTATTGGActtgtgggtttgggtccaaacacacacacgCGTGCTGGCCCGGCCCGACTCGAGCTCGGgcttgggtttgggtttgggtagagccttggcccacttttacctttttgggCTTGTGTGTAATTGGACTTGGACTATCCACATTCAGAGTATGTGTTTATTTCGTCAGAATGTAGTTAGTCGGTGAAATGTGATTAAGGAGATTAATTAGCTCCTTTAATCACGTTTGACTCTTTGCTTTAGTGGAGCGTTTTTTTGCTTCATAACTGCTCTATTTATTCTTATAAATAGAGTGGTTTCTCTTCACAGAAAAATCACAACTCTAATTCTCACTTCTCTCTCTCAAATGTTCTTTCTATACTCTTCTGAAATCTTTCCTGGGTACTGTCTCTATTTCGTTCCAAAGTTTTCTTACTCGAGTGGTTGGGTACGAAAACtgcagtgttaaccttggggaactaccggcgtcAGACGATTACCACCGCGGTCGTGCCGATATAGTTTTCAAGTCAGTGGCTACCTTACCACGACACTGCTTTATTCTCCGGTTTCGATAAGTTTTTCTATTATGTCCATTGTTGCTTCTTTACTTtaccaacaatttgaaaactatattcTGTGTCGTAACAATGGCTGTAATTTCGAGCAAAACCATTCCTGATTTGTCGAAAGTTGAACCTTTAGATGGTCAGAATTA
It includes:
- the LOC141592304 gene encoding putative HVA22-like protein g, with the protein product MLGDFIGRGLFMILGYAYPAFECFKTVERNNADIHQLRFWCQYWIIVAVLSVCERFGDIFISWLPLYGEIKLAFIIYLWYPKTKGTSYVYESILRPLVSRHETDIDKHLQELRFRAWDLAIYYYQNCSDLGQSAFFNVIQYIANQSTRLQGRSIQNQGHQGSPPPPSSASRISPLRQRKPKPESPAASPQHLNRRWPPPIVEQPAPSAPPMPATFPTLFKEQAHPSKSKVVQVEVDEVHTEYVHVDQLYQHEEATKEKKHSSSRLNFLRVNKT